The following are from one region of the Paenibacillus sp. KS-LC4 genome:
- a CDS encoding helix-turn-helix domain-containing protein codes for MNPITYELLGASLLADSGTTSPSVLTFKAFPAIIIPSEAIIVGSESHAYPVEKGQAILLRHAESKPHIRRSDGKPFEPVYGISFNSYRMAERGNSRLIYELYNEQLPEHGQLLEFPRQAAGLLDEIIKVVKLTASIQNTPKLHLMLHQLLDVLFARDLYSNHYLKKDKPIHQVLAYMKQHYRSPLSRSYLAKMAGFNESYFSSLFRKETGWSFAEYVYRIRIDEAKRLLLLTNDKMQEIAYKTGFADGSYLGKTFQKIAHLSPSSFRSRKHATRIVGMQFVGALLAVGIQPLAAPREVLRSSSLLRDYLPGIVELADIEQVEELRTLAPELIIAPTYHYNMPYMLKALEQVAPVIMLPWGEMDKLEEVRMIGKLLGRTAEAENWIARLQQQGAAAKQRLEQHFSSEDTFGLYELRYEDSWMILHPPVRAAFILYKLLGLKPPAAIQREIIEANSHLALQEQHLLPYTAKHMFLIVSADDTEAFRNKLMGRSFWQQLVNEQGSKIYLLKLHEFWMDDGVSLEKQLDIMVELLLAESAAGATTDE; via the coding sequence ATGAACCCCATTACCTATGAGCTGCTAGGCGCTTCTCTGCTTGCAGATAGTGGGACGACGAGCCCGTCCGTCCTTACCTTTAAAGCCTTCCCAGCCATCATCATACCAAGCGAGGCTATCATAGTCGGTTCTGAGAGCCATGCCTATCCAGTAGAGAAAGGGCAGGCGATTTTGCTCCGGCATGCAGAAAGCAAGCCGCATATACGACGATCTGATGGCAAGCCGTTCGAGCCCGTCTACGGCATTTCATTCAACAGCTACCGAATGGCCGAACGCGGAAACAGCCGCTTGATTTATGAGTTATATAACGAGCAGCTGCCTGAGCATGGACAACTGCTCGAATTTCCGCGCCAAGCTGCGGGACTGCTTGATGAGATAATAAAGGTGGTCAAGCTGACAGCCTCTATTCAAAATACGCCAAAGCTGCATCTTATGCTGCATCAGCTGCTGGATGTGCTTTTTGCCCGCGATTTGTATAGCAACCATTATTTAAAAAAGGATAAGCCCATTCATCAGGTGCTCGCTTATATGAAGCAGCATTACCGCTCACCGCTCAGCCGATCGTATTTGGCAAAAATGGCCGGCTTCAACGAGAGCTATTTCTCCTCGCTGTTTCGCAAGGAAACCGGCTGGAGCTTCGCCGAATATGTGTACCGAATACGCATAGACGAGGCCAAGCGACTGCTGCTGCTCACCAACGATAAAATGCAGGAAATCGCTTATAAAACCGGCTTTGCCGACGGCTCCTATTTGGGCAAAACGTTTCAAAAAATTGCCCATTTGTCACCCAGCAGCTTTCGCAGCAGAAAGCATGCAACGCGCATCGTGGGCATGCAATTTGTTGGAGCCCTGCTTGCTGTAGGCATTCAGCCGCTCGCCGCGCCGCGCGAGGTGCTTCGTTCTTCGTCGCTGCTGCGGGACTATCTGCCCGGCATCGTAGAGCTTGCGGACATCGAGCAGGTCGAGGAGCTTCGAACGCTTGCACCCGAATTAATTATTGCACCTACTTACCATTACAACATGCCTTATATGCTGAAGGCGCTTGAGCAAGTCGCTCCCGTCATCATGCTTCCATGGGGTGAAATGGACAAGCTGGAGGAGGTACGCATGATCGGCAAGCTGCTTGGCCGTACAGCCGAGGCTGAAAATTGGATAGCCCGCCTGCAGCAGCAGGGTGCAGCAGCAAAGCAGCGGCTTGAGCAGCATTTTTCTTCTGAGGATACGTTCGGCTTATATGAGCTGAGATATGAGGACTCATGGATGATTCTTCATCCGCCCGTCCGAGCCGCCTTTATTCTATATAAGCTGCTTGGTCTAAAGCCGCCCGCCGCTATCCAGAGGGAAATCATTGAAGCGAACAGCCATCTGGCTTTGCAGGAGCAGCATTTGCTGCCTTATACCGCCAAGCATATGTTTTTGATCGTATCTGCCGATGACACGGAAGCCTTCAGAAACAAGCTGATGGGGCGCAGCTTCTGGCAGCAGCTCGTAAATGAGCAAGGCAGTAAAATCTATCTGTTGAAGCTGCATGAATTTTGGATGGACGACGGGGTGTCGCTCGAGAAGCAGTTGGATATTATGGTGGAGCTTCTTCTAGCTGAAAGTGCCGCAGGTGCGACGACAGACGAATAA
- a CDS encoding nitroreductase, which yields MQELIKDRRTIRKFNTKPLSQETILELMNVAVWAPNHKLREPWRFICAADTESKARLSEHIVASLSELKRYKLMPSKIKQMYKDKIQQIPAILFIVVKEEKSKVKRDEDFAAACALIQNLQLCAWEQGIGMVWSIDEILCGSAPFVSALGVRSDERIAGMLYLGYYDQKPAPGNRTSADKKMTWL from the coding sequence ATGCAGGAGCTGATTAAAGACAGAAGGACGATTCGGAAATTTAATACAAAGCCGCTTTCCCAGGAGACCATTCTGGAGCTGATGAATGTCGCGGTGTGGGCGCCAAATCATAAGCTGCGCGAGCCATGGCGCTTTATTTGTGCAGCGGACACGGAGTCGAAGGCGAGGCTGTCAGAGCATATCGTAGCTTCGCTGTCGGAGCTCAAGCGCTATAAGCTGATGCCAAGCAAAATTAAGCAGATGTATAAGGATAAAATCCAGCAAATACCTGCGATTTTGTTCATAGTCGTGAAGGAGGAGAAAAGCAAGGTGAAGCGCGATGAGGATTTTGCTGCGGCATGTGCCTTGATTCAGAACCTTCAGCTCTGTGCTTGGGAGCAGGGCATTGGCATGGTATGGTCGATTGATGAGATTTTATGCGGAAGCGCGCCCTTTGTCAGTGCGTTAGGCGTTCGGAGCGATGAGCGCATCGCCGGCATGCTGTATTTAGGGTATTACGATCAGAAGCCTGCACCGGGCAACCGCACTTCTGCTGATAAAAAAATGACGTGGCTGTAA
- a CDS encoding AraC family transcriptional regulator — protein MKHTLEAQHIESLYNEWIGVELGVPVEQLADTVKLPEQWGDGYLQRTRLRPGMELHTIDVKLHENHIFHIDVQYPHLEISLTQHGNGCWSIKGRRGERAMGSGGSQMIYLHDTRIHFEQLHSDRLAHMELRIDFRIWKHLFSYFPWQPGDTFYCEQQQLTPEIKQVFDQLKNCSYTGPIRQHYLEGKAFELIALFWYGLEQKSELECVASRLKSADVERLHQAKNILYHNRTNPPSLLALARQTGLNDFKLKAGFKELFGTTVFGYIREERMREAKQLLEQGRMNVSEAAIMVGYTNMSHFASLFRKTFGINPSEYARQQSRSV, from the coding sequence ATGAAGCATACGTTGGAGGCCCAACATATCGAGTCTTTATATAATGAATGGATTGGTGTAGAGCTAGGCGTTCCGGTGGAGCAGCTAGCGGATACGGTAAAGCTGCCCGAGCAATGGGGAGACGGCTATTTGCAGCGCACGCGCCTGCGGCCGGGCATGGAGCTGCATACGATTGATGTGAAGCTGCATGAAAATCATATTTTTCATATTGATGTACAGTATCCGCATTTGGAAATTTCATTAACGCAGCATGGCAACGGCTGTTGGTCGATCAAGGGCAGGCGCGGGGAGCGAGCGATGGGCTCGGGCGGGTCGCAAATGATCTATTTGCACGATACGCGCATCCATTTCGAGCAATTGCATTCAGACCGACTAGCCCATATGGAGCTGCGGATTGATTTTAGAATATGGAAGCATTTATTCTCTTATTTTCCTTGGCAGCCTGGCGATACGTTTTATTGCGAGCAGCAGCAGCTGACACCGGAAATAAAGCAGGTATTCGATCAATTGAAAAACTGTTCGTATACTGGTCCAATCCGGCAGCATTATTTGGAAGGCAAAGCCTTTGAGCTAATTGCGCTGTTCTGGTATGGGCTGGAGCAGAAGAGCGAGCTGGAGTGTGTCGCCTCACGTCTGAAGTCAGCCGATGTGGAGCGGCTCCATCAGGCGAAAAACATTTTGTACCATAACCGCACCAACCCGCCAAGCCTGCTTGCGCTGGCACGCCAGACGGGGCTAAATGATTTCAAGCTGAAGGCTGGCTTTAAGGAGCTGTTCGGCACAACGGTATTCGGTTACATTCGCGAGGAGCGAATGAGAGAGGCGAAGCAGTTGCTGGAGCAGGGGAGAATGAATGTCAGTGAGGCGGCGATTATGGTCGGGTATACGAATATGAGTCACTTTGCCTCGTTGTTTCGGAAAACCTTCGGGATAAATCCGAGTGAATATGCAAGGCAGCAGAGCCGCTCGGTGTGA